The Pieris rapae chromosome 1, ilPieRapa1.1, whole genome shotgun sequence genome contains the following window.
TTCTCAAAGGCTGACGTCCACAATGGTCCACCGCAGGTAGgttgtaataattactaaatgtcaattgtcaaaatcaATTGGACCAAACTATAATCCGATTTtaaattccgtagaattcgtaaagttataattttttgacatgtcaaaGATGGCAAACCTTTTTTGCCGggcatattttgaaatttcaatACGAGTCTGAACATACGTTTTACTTGTTAGtgaatgtattcattttattaatgtggacattaaaaatggtttaacGGCGAGTGACAATTATGtcccttttcatcacaaacggtaaagataacatttttttaaaggttttctAAAACAGGAATTAGTAGGCAATGATGCCAGctcaacaatataatttagcaataaaagtaaacaaattcTGCGGAGAATGTTTTTAGACGCAACACTTATGAAATgccagaattctacggaatgaaaaatcagagtatagacattgtttaatgtttataaatatcgaCAGGCAACCCTAGCTGAGAAATAACGAATAAGTTCAAGCGATTCGAGGTGTTCGGGAAGATCCAGCGAAAGCAGATAACGATACTCGGTAACTACGCTGACGCTGCCAACTTCATTTCCATTAACCGTGAAGGGAGTGAGCTCTCGATATCCCTCAAACAAATGTGCGGTTgtaatgttttgtattgtatttaatgtGTACATAAAAACCGTTATTTCTAAGGAAAACTGATTTGCAGTGAAATTCTCGAAGGTTCTaaaagataaacgaaaattaataaaaggcaaCGCGTCCGAGGATAAGTTTACTATTTTAAGtagataaagtttttttagtgcaaattaatacaaaagacatttttttccaatttgATGTATGTTTTCCAGTACGGGAGCaaatgatttcaaatattGTCTGTTTTACGACGAATTATTATTACGATCGAATTTATGTTTACTCTTACTCCACGTTTGATGGATGGAAACtgtgattattattacattaatttgtgtttaacTCGATTGGTGAGCGCGGAAAGGGTTTGTCGATGCCAGACTGGTTATTTGAAACAAAGATTGCTTTTTACACAAACCATTGGTGTGGTAAAAGACTTGATTTATCATTCGTAAAATAGGGTTAGACGTTTTAAATAGAACATTTAGTgtgttcaattaaataattaattataatagtatgCTTTAGTATTTACGAAGCGATCTTACTCATTTATTTTGAGCTCGTTTCctgcaataataattttttaataacaaatttacataaaagaaattgCAATTTATTACATCGTTTGAACAGTTTTAGgaagtgttattttatttataaagatttatttattagcttttGTACTAGAACATAATCATTTTTCAGTGCCTTAGAATAagatttgactttgatatGCCGACTGTTTAATTTCCACAAATAAGATTTTTCGATCGATAATGCATGTTAACCATAAGTTTTagggtgattttttttttgtttgattgattgtactgataaaattattattttcggaaaatatttagaataatttgaTTGTTTAAATCCATTTTTTCAATGACCTTTGTACTGTTTGTTATATTCTGTGTGTCAAATGTCCAAAAagttaatatacttaatagaCATACTGCGTTATTGATAAGAACCGTTATTATAAAACTCATAATTTTAgatgaaaatataatcaaataaaatatttctacaagcatttcttttatttattttcccttcGATAACATTGTGTCGAAGTCTTTTGACGGCACGTACTTGCATTTTAAGCATGTGAtctgcaattaaataaattatttcaaaggtTCGATCGCCTCGGCGTCAACCTAACGCACGTAACCAAAGCGTATCAGCAGCTCCTGTACGTCATCTTGGCTACGGCTAGGCAACCCGCGCTTACGGCTCGGTTTCGACAGGAATATCGCGGGAGGGGTCAGGGGCAAGGGTGGACGAACTACGAAAGTACGAAGAGAGTTCGGgattttcatacaaacaataCTGAACGATTTGAGGTGATACGGTGACGATCCCTTTCCGCGTTGATATGTGGCCTTTGacctttaaaagtaaattttatattaattcataaaacaatGGTTACAGACAAAGAAAGTACCTAATAAAAGCCCAGAACTTGCAAGGTATcctgttttattgtttgtttacttaaaatattagtatgcGCCCAAAGAGTAGATGGAGATATAATGTTCGTACAGcactttaaaactatttagaaATCTAAATAGATAAGTATTATTAGGAAAAAATGTACATGTAAAAATGGAaggtatgaaaataaatcactCGCTTccaagatttttaatttttcattcattcacATATTCaccatattataattagatgtatttttttatctaatgacaattgacactTAACAATTGTCACACTTAAAAATGACGtctaatgttaaaatttattgttacaattatatatgatTGTGTACACTGTACACTTCAAAATTCAAGCATGACCTGTAACAAACAATTAGtcatttaatgttataattttcttgaattacttacttattttgaAAGCATTTTTAATGGAGTTGAAATCGAAACTTATCAGTGGAACTCCTGTATTGTGGCTTTGagcaaacataaaaatattgtaattattaaaagttaaggAAGTTAGTAACActaagcaaaaaataaattataagcttTTGATATGGCTACTGAATCAACATTAAAGAACGTAGACAGTGCATGTGAAACGGCAGAAGAATTTACGAAGTTATTTTACAAACACCTTGATAATAGCAGACACCTCACCTCAAAGCTTTATCTTGATGCTAGTTTACTAGTTTGGAATGGTAATGGTATAAATGGCAATGCTAAGATTCAAAAGTTTTTACTTGATTTACCGCCCAGTAACCATTACGTGAAGACCATTGATGCTCAACCTATTTCCGAAAACTTAATGTCCAATAATCTATCATACCTTATTCAAGCTTGTGGTGATGTTACATATCAAAATGAAGATGTAAGAAAACCTTTTCAACAAACATTTGTTATTGTTGCAGTAGAGGGGAAGTGGAAAATTGCTACAGATTGTTATAGATTACAAGTCCCTTACAGTACTTAGTGAGTcatgtaatgaataaaacagacaccaaaaaatgtgttatttatttgtttaaaaatatagaagtaGTAAGATATATATCAAttacaacatatatttaaagtatttgtcaattttataTACCAGTTTACATTTAAACCATTTAAGATGATCCAAAGTAGTAGTTACACTTAGAACAGTAGTGTTCTGGTTTTttgaatgtatgtaaaatataaggCAGGGCAgcaaaacaacataaaaagcACCACCTGTAAATTTTAAGTCTTTTAGCAAATCCTTAACCAGacaattagtattaattacaaataaattttattgaattgaattaaatatttaaaataatacttacacTGTTAATCCACAAATAAAGCCTGCTATCATGTGTGTTTTTTGTGAGTTTGCATAATCCACTTTAGTCATGCACCTTTTATGACAGCTAGGGCAATCTATGAGGATTGGTACATCCTTTAAAGTTTGTTGTACTATAATAGTCTGATGTATAACAGGTTGATTAGTAATAACAGTTGGCACATGTAATGTATCTACTGGAGTGTAAGGTGGTGGGGCATCAACAGATTCACTACGAGTTGGTTGTACTATTTCACTGTTAAAGTTTCCTCCTGCACCATTTTGGTTATTCattgcttttaaatatattttataaattattgataacttATAACAATGCCTGTTTATAATGGGTTATCAGATAGACATGAATTCTTATCTTATCATCTTTGATATACAAATAACAGATAATATTGACGAGCTCTATCATATAATTCTGAGgaattagataataaaaagacaGCATTTcctttaaatctttattattaaaataatatatgaaaatgtaaaaatttaaactgatattgaatttttttaaataaataaacaaatatttgtgaaatatataatattttatgaaatatttcaaaactgATAATGAAgatatcttaatattaaatgatttaaaatatttgacaggAATTGAAAAGATGACAAATGAACACTCGTTACATGAAATTCTTACTTCCTAACGCATTTTCCTTTGTGATTGTTCTTCTCACAATATATAACAACAAGTAACTGTCAATATAGCCAAAGCAAGTTAATTAgttgtaaatattgattttgaattaaatttaaaaatagctatttaattcaaatttaacaaCACATTCAGACCTCATCATAAGCCTGAAATAGCTATTAGCTACATATTAAGGAAGCTATgcctacaaatatattatttcattgactttttaaattatctattgtTTATACAAGTATGGTTGATTTCAGTATTTTATCACagtttacttattaataatagtacttagtatatatttatgtaatttaaatttacaaaatttaagaggaatgcattaatataatatttgaaattaagatAGCTACAGAATGTGTTTAGCTCAGATATACATttagttcaaaatattttgatcacaatggaaaaagtattaaaaattttaggcCAATATATAATGACAACACACTTGCTAAAACATCACAAGACCAATTGAAGAATGCTTGTGTACATGATATGGTGATCCATTCTCTTCTTActcttaattttgaaaattgagTAAGCATCTCTCAGCAACCGCAGCTGCCTTAGAATCATGGATATTACAGGTTTATATTTACATGGCACAAAATTTTTCTCTTGGCtattgtttacataatattggAATTTGTGTCAAtccatatatttaacataaaatgagAAATTTGACATTAACACTTATTGCTTTTTCCAATAAAAGTACTGCAGTTTGGGCAGTAATGCTCTGCATCCTTGAATGTATCAAAGCAATATGGGACCAACCCAAGACAGCATAATGAACAGGCCCTGTAACAAACATTAAAGTtgaattttatcataaatgtCTACATAAAGACATAAATATTACGcaagaaatgtttttaaatttgtcagAGTCAGaagttcttatataaaaatagtaaattaaaatactttaaaacaaatgccaaagataaataaataaggaaaacACTTACATAGTGATGATGCATAATGAACCGGCAACCAAGTGTGTATGCCAAGCAGTGGTATAGGTCACTCGAGTGGTAACTACTTTTCCACAATTATAACAAGTAACTGTTGTTGGCTCCGATCCTACAGCAACAGCTGGTAAGACAACCCCAACAGGAACTGCCATATTTGACGATGTAGGCATATCTTGTGCATGAGGCTGAGAAATATTGACTGTATTCGGGGAAGGATGGGGATATACACCAGGAGGCGTGAAATATTTAGGAGGTTCTGAGCCGGTGGGAATGTAACTATTCCCCGTAGGTGCTACAAAGCCATAAGGTGGATTACCTACAACGGCTGAATATGGAGGGGGCAAATCATTTGGGGCTGATGGAATACTGTTTACACTTGGGTCATTGGTGGCCATGATGATGTTTATAAGTTacgtaaataaacttatttatttgatactcATGAAAACGCgactaatgttttaatttaacaatgagAGCTCGGTACGaagatttacatataaatgaaCACTATGCacaacatattttgtaataaattatcttctgaaaaatgtaaatatgaatAAGACTGCAAGGaaaggtaaaataataatataaattgtaatttgtaaaacttTTAGTTGACAATGACAGCAATCACCACAAGTTTgatgtaaaattgtaaaaccTTAACTGTCAGCGGGCAACTGCCTTTGTCTATGTCTGTTTACGCCCGAACCCTTAAATAattccacaatctcagattgaaaacattctgatatcagaccgtgacagtcgatcgatctcctatctgcatcccaataaccaaaccctacgaatacaatacatttttggcgacggatagaaaaAATGGaacattcaaattcaaattatttattcatgtagctaacaatgtacacttatgaacgtcaaaaaagaaataaacattatgcttctaattttacatttactgccagtgctcaaattaagggcgtagtacggaagagaagaactggcaataaactctccgccactctttttaatcgccaagtttttttttggataATCAATGtataccaaataaaataaatacaaccgtacaaatagtattaaaatatgcatGTCTATGTTTACAACATACCAAATAGCTTTTTCATTATTGTAAgcactggtgtaagttaaaatcttaaaataggatattggcaATGTTGAACtttgtaattttcatacaaaggtctatccacatacccCAATCCGACGTATCATTGATAGTTTGTATCGACATATGGCTATTATAATCCgtcgatttatttaaaaaaaacaccctttgtcgcttCTCCTCTATTCGATGACGCTCTCCTTAAAGCCTCAGCTATCGAATGACGTTCAATTTTGCGGTCATTTGGAAGGAAAGGCTACTTAGCCTCTTAGCTTGGTGTCCTCAGCaaggcgagacggtacttcaccccgggccaccgcttgcaactctATAAAGCAcgaattcggccccacatggagtactgttctcgTGGCGTTGGGTAGAGATGTGGgatcactctgcatcttctaccgcatttaccatggagagtgttcagaggagtggTTCGGACATTAGTCTCAATCAATCAGCTGCAGGAATTGCTGCTACCTGCAGCtgatggattgagataggttattgggttatGGCGTTAGTAATAGGCGATCGTTAAATCCATACTGTACGTACCGTAATTGtcatacatattaagttttcGATTTTCTACAAACGTCTGTTAAGGCATCTTGACTAAACCCCCCAATTACAAAAAGCGCCTTGAATTCACTAAAATAGGGCTAGAAGGGTCAGTCGTTTTTCAATTGCTGAGCGATAGGCATGACCAAGATTTTTGTGTCGTAAAATTTTTGTTGCTGCCGAATTTTTTAACCCATTTTTAAAGGAGGGGAATTTTTTTGACTCTTTCGCCGTGGCTTTGCGACGCCGTAGGGAATGTGGGCCTGACACTCCAAGCAATCCCTCGTGCTCTTCAGCGATCGTCCTTTCGGCCTCTTTAGCTTGCCGTATCTATTACCAAACTGCTAGGCTGATGCCGATAACCTGTATAAAAGAGATACATGGTATGGATGCCATCGCCTCGCAAAGGTTGGCGATGGtgtgtttaaatttgtatgccCCGCCACCAAACAATGACTTTGATCAGAAGAAGGAGCTTTTTGCTGTTacgtaaaatttgttttttctgtCCAGCACggtaagatatattttaaagcacACTTAAAATATCTTCTATAGTTTTTTGGACATAATCTCTGTCAGCTTCCAAGATTCTTTACCGTAGAGCAGCACAAAGTTTAAATTGTGCAATGTTACGTCctgctaataattaatagttaggcGCTGGTCACAAAGGGCTTTTTAAGTCTTAAGAAGGCGTCTGCGCTAGTTTAATTCTAAAGTGGATTTCGATGCCATGGTCACCCTTTTCATCAAATATCAAACACTGTGCCTAAATATAGATTGCAACCGGTTATCGGGATCGTAATGAATTGTAGTTCATGCTAATATTCTTAGCGCAGCCAACCCGGAACCTTTGAGTCGTGAAACATAAAACTGCTGATAAATTATTCGACATATTGAATTGTATTGGATAATAGTCTGGTTTGTGGTGGGTGGCGTTGAGTAACAGCGACCCGTCGCTCGCATGCGGCAGTCAAGTATTCGGCAAGAGACGCGTACACTTGTCGCTTAAACTTTCCAAAATAATCGAAAGAACGAacttttcttgaaataaacaagggtgtttttgtgttttctaGAACGTATTTCTATTCGCTGTACCAAGTGTTTACGGGAGTCACGCAGTAACGTAGGTGCCTGTTTattcacaaataaattatgtaattagtaATGTGGGTTAAATTCTGTAATTTCTtgcagattttatttttaagtggtCACAGTACAACTCGTGTTAACTAGTTTTCCAAAACagagtattaattatttataatattaatacatacacacaataatcttttaataccggctcttaaataattttagaaattaataaaaaatataattgatttttgcCGGTAATCTGCTTAACATCTATCTGGTTGAAGGAAAGAAGCTAGATTTTTTCttgtttactatttttgttatattgttcGAACCGAGCTACACTTCaactagaaataataattgatacgCTGTGAATCGAAGTCAGGACCTTCAGGTTTTAATCTATGTATGCACAAGGCACACGCATGCTTTAAACTAagtaaactattatttaacgataatataataaatgctaatgtatatttttttataaaatagacatatttatattttttgttttatttttaataatcaatataattaataactttttaagttgatcaaaatcaaagattttaactttgttttatattttacttacttgTTTATGTACACTCAATTGAGACcctcaaaaattttattttcttagagGATCttataaactcaaaaaatgTATGGAAAACTTTTgtcgtaatattattaaaaatacatacttaacATTTATACACTGTTTTTAATAAGGTTACCCGTTACACTTCTGTGAAACGGTATTTAAATCTGTGTCAAGTTTTGtgcaaaacattataaattttaagaggATATGATATAATCTTtcgaatattttcattaatctgGTAAACAGTTTCACGTTCGCACTAGTTGTACCCAGGCCttaagttttttgaagttttatcAGGACGACAGTgatatttagaataatttctctatTTAAAGTAATGAGTCCTCACCGGCCGAATATCGGATGAACTACAGATGCTATGTAAACATTAAGCCATGTGCACAAATGTTAGTGAAAGTGACTTTTGAATTGAGAACGAAGCGCTTTGCTACAGTTCTATAGAGTTCTTTGATTATGTAAACATTATGTTCATACAATGTAGAGCCTAAGAACTTCCTGAACATgaactgtatataatattggaGTGATCAATTCCACGTTCATTGTAGGTTTATTAAACTTTCTAAAATTTCATCTAAACTGCTATTATACCAGTTGATAAGGTTTCACATTGATCACTTTTCTaacataacaaattattatcatttatacaaatactataataaatggACAAAAAGTGccgtatttttcatttaaattctgTTAACAAACTGTTAAAGCGTGTCAAATATCGTTGACTCATAAGGAGGTCCGCTAATATGACTCAAAATATGTGACGaattacgaaaaaaaatattattaattttgatttgataaaaaacTATCTGACCTTATTATTCTGCTACTGGGTAACATGGGAATAAGTTAGtttcaataacaaataacTGGACCATACATCACAGTCTATATACGAatgttagaatataaataaattcctaaaaaaatacGATGCGTTTCAACACTAATCAAAACCAACCAAAAT
Protein-coding sequences here:
- the LOC110997506 gene encoding lipopolysaccharide-induced tumor necrosis factor-alpha factor homolog, whose translation is MATNDPSVNSIPSAPNDLPPPYSAVVGNPPYGFVAPTGNSYIPTGSEPPKYFTPPGVYPHPSPNTVNISQPHAQDMPTSSNMAVPVGVVLPAVAVGSEPTTVTCYNCGKVVTTRVTYTTAWHTHLVAGSLCIITMACSLCCLGLVPYCFDTFKDAEHYCPNCSTFIGKSNKC